One window of the Microvirga mediterraneensis genome contains the following:
- a CDS encoding phospholipase D-like domain-containing protein, which translates to MLDRVPAATTPPPGPILRPGQNCWRVAKADRASVLIDGAAYFANLEAALRKARRSIFIVGWDFDGSIRLRPDLGVEESPPLGPLLRSLVEERPDLEVRILVWSVAVVHAPGAPGPLIFGADWQNHPRLQLKLDTHHPLYAAHHQKIVCIDDSLAFIGGMDLTVERWDTCRHACDDPIRLKDDGTIYEPVHDLQMAVDGEAARAIAEVGRERWKFATGEELTPPAQAGPAPWPDGLAPDFRHAPVAIARTYPAWGEQPAANEAAALTLDALSAAKDTIYIEAQYMTAPYIGDVLERRLADPDGPEIVVVQTHESHGWAEELVMGTNRDRLIRRLRQCDRHGRLRVYYPVIPNGKGGECQVLIHSKLIIVDDVFLRIGSSNLNNRSIGLDSECDAAIEATTEEMRRTIVALRNRLLAEHLDVAPETFGVALDANGGSVIAAVEKLNTNIRGLRAFKAMTDDGPAVPAAGTGLLDPLEPFEPLSLFKRRKE; encoded by the coding sequence GTGCTCGACAGGGTCCCGGCGGCAACGACACCGCCCCCGGGTCCGATCCTGCGTCCGGGGCAGAATTGTTGGCGCGTGGCCAAGGCCGACCGGGCGAGCGTGCTCATCGACGGCGCCGCCTATTTCGCAAATCTCGAAGCCGCCCTGCGAAAGGCCCGCCGCTCGATCTTCATCGTCGGGTGGGATTTCGACGGCAGCATCCGCCTGCGGCCCGATCTCGGCGTCGAGGAGTCGCCACCGCTCGGCCCCCTGCTCCGATCGCTCGTCGAGGAGCGCCCTGACCTCGAGGTCAGAATTCTCGTGTGGAGCGTCGCGGTCGTTCATGCGCCGGGCGCGCCGGGTCCTCTGATCTTCGGCGCCGATTGGCAGAACCACCCGCGCCTGCAGCTCAAGCTCGACACGCATCATCCGCTCTACGCCGCCCATCACCAGAAGATCGTCTGCATCGACGACAGCCTGGCCTTCATCGGCGGCATGGACCTCACCGTCGAGCGCTGGGACACCTGCCGCCATGCCTGCGACGACCCAATCCGGCTGAAGGATGACGGAACCATCTACGAACCCGTTCACGATCTCCAGATGGCGGTGGACGGCGAAGCCGCGCGCGCGATTGCCGAGGTCGGCCGCGAGCGCTGGAAATTCGCCACTGGCGAAGAACTTACTCCTCCTGCCCAGGCGGGACCTGCTCCCTGGCCTGATGGTCTCGCGCCCGATTTCCGTCATGCGCCGGTCGCCATCGCGCGCACCTATCCCGCCTGGGGCGAACAGCCGGCCGCCAACGAGGCGGCGGCGCTGACCCTGGATGCGCTCTCGGCGGCGAAGGACACAATCTACATCGAAGCGCAGTACATGACGGCGCCCTATATTGGCGACGTATTGGAGCGGCGTCTCGCCGATCCCGACGGACCCGAGATCGTCGTCGTCCAGACTCACGAATCCCATGGTTGGGCCGAGGAGCTCGTCATGGGCACCAACCGGGACCGGCTGATCCGCCGCCTGCGCCAATGCGACCGGCATGGCCGCCTTCGGGTTTATTATCCGGTCATTCCCAACGGAAAAGGCGGGGAATGCCAGGTTCTGATTCATTCCAAGCTCATCATCGTGGATGACGTCTTTCTCCGCATCGGCTCCTCGAACCTGAACAACCGCTCCATTGGCCTCGACAGCGAATGCGACGCCGCCATCGAGGCCACGACGGAGGAAATGCGCCGGACCATCGTGGCGCTTCGCAACCGCCTCCTCGCGGAACATCTGGATGTGGCCCCGGAAACGTTCGGCGTGGCCCTCGATGCGAATGGCGGGTCCGTTATCGCGGCCGTCGAGAAGCTCAACACGAACATTCGCGGCCTTCGCGCTTTCAAAGCCATGACGGATGACGGCCCGGCCGTCCCGGCGGCAGGTACGGGGCTGCTCGATCCGCTCGAGCCCTTCGAGCCCCTGTCCCTGTTCAAGCGCCGCAAGGAATAA
- a CDS encoding VTT domain-containing protein, with protein sequence MFDWIVSLIDRTGYLGIALLMLLENLFPPIPSEVIMPLAGFSAAKGTLSFAGVVASGTIGSLAGAYFWFLIGRWLGLVRLKRFAGRHGCWLTLHPDEIDQAGAFFARHRVLALFLGRLVPAIRSIISVPAGVYDIPIRTFFLWSSLGTALWTLLLASAGYLLQSQYERVSEWLNPVSNVVFAGLALWYLYRVVRFKTPKSS encoded by the coding sequence GTGTTCGACTGGATCGTCAGCCTCATCGACAGGACCGGGTATCTCGGCATCGCCCTTCTCATGCTGCTGGAAAATCTCTTCCCGCCGATTCCGTCCGAGGTGATCATGCCGCTGGCGGGCTTCTCCGCCGCGAAGGGGACGCTCAGCTTCGCAGGCGTGGTCGCGTCCGGGACGATCGGTTCCCTCGCTGGAGCCTATTTCTGGTTCCTGATCGGCCGCTGGCTCGGCTTGGTGCGCCTGAAGCGTTTCGCCGGCCGGCATGGGTGCTGGCTCACGCTTCATCCTGACGAAATCGATCAGGCCGGAGCCTTCTTCGCGCGCCATAGGGTGCTGGCGCTGTTCCTGGGACGGCTGGTTCCCGCCATCCGTTCCATCATTTCCGTCCCGGCCGGCGTCTACGACATTCCAATCCGCACTTTCTTCTTGTGGAGTTCGCTTGGAACCGCCCTCTGGACGCTCCTGCTGGCGAGCGCCGGATATCTGCTGCAGAGTCAATACGAGCGCGTCTCGGAATGGCTCAATCCAGTCTCGAATGTCGTCTTCGCCGGATTGGCGCTCTGGTACCTGTACCGGGTTGTCCGGTTCAAGACGCCGAAATCCTCCTGA
- a CDS encoding DUF2934 domain-containing protein: MDKQIEERIRERAYELWMRHGSIHGRADEYWYQAEREVLGGGSGTEGMKAPIIDPAPLGMTSMTADEELVSPAAPKTRKKRSPAAAPAAAAPVADESEAPAAVPKRRRSTRAT, translated from the coding sequence ATGGACAAGCAGATCGAAGAAAGAATCCGCGAAAGAGCATACGAGCTCTGGATGCGGCACGGCAGCATTCACGGGCGCGCCGATGAGTACTGGTATCAGGCCGAGCGCGAGGTTCTCGGCGGTGGCAGCGGGACGGAAGGCATGAAGGCGCCGATCATCGATCCGGCGCCGCTGGGCATGACGAGCATGACGGCCGATGAGGAGCTTGTGAGCCCCGCCGCTCCGAAAACCCGCAAGAAGCGCAGTCCCGCGGCTGCTCCTGCGGCGGCCGCGCCTGTCGCGGACGAAAGCGAGGCGCCCGCAGCCGTGCCGAAGCGCAGGCGCTCGACGCGCGCAACATGA
- the glgC gene encoding glucose-1-phosphate adenylyltransferase, giving the protein MPISSVSNAPLARHAMAYILAGGRGSRLMELTDIRAKPAVYFGGNTRIIDFALSNALNSGIRRIGVATQYKAHSLIRHLQRGWNFFRAERNESFDILPASQRVSETMWYEGTADAVYQNIDIISSIDPEYIIILAGDHVYKMDYEIMLRQHVDSGADVTVGCLEVPRMEAVGFGVMAVDETDRIISFLEKPADPPGMPDKPDMALASMGIYVFNTRFLFEQLRRDAETPGSNRDFGKDIIPYLVQHGKAVAHRFTSSCVRSGAEAGGSDAESYWRDVGTVDAYWEANIDLTAIVPSLDLYDRDWPISTFSETWPPAKFVHDEDGRRGHAINSLVSSGCIVSGAALRRSLVFTAVHLHSHADVEGAVILPFVEIGRGARLKNVVIDRGVRIPDGLVVGEDPELDARRFRRTEKGVCLITRPMIERLTE; this is encoded by the coding sequence TTGCCAATTTCCAGCGTTTCGAATGCCCCTCTCGCCCGCCATGCGATGGCGTACATTCTCGCCGGTGGACGCGGCAGCCGCCTGATGGAGTTGACCGATATCCGCGCCAAGCCCGCCGTCTATTTCGGCGGCAACACGCGGATCATCGACTTCGCCCTGTCCAACGCCCTGAACTCCGGCATCAGGCGCATCGGCGTGGCCACGCAGTACAAGGCGCACAGCCTCATCCGCCATCTCCAGCGCGGCTGGAACTTCTTCCGTGCCGAGCGGAACGAGAGCTTCGACATCCTGCCGGCCAGCCAGCGCGTCTCCGAAACGATGTGGTATGAGGGCACGGCCGACGCGGTGTACCAGAACATCGACATCATCTCGAGCATCGACCCGGAATACATCATCATCCTCGCGGGTGACCATGTCTACAAGATGGACTACGAGATCATGCTGCGGCAGCACGTGGATTCGGGAGCCGATGTCACCGTCGGCTGTCTCGAAGTGCCGCGCATGGAGGCGGTGGGCTTCGGCGTGATGGCCGTCGACGAGACGGACCGCATCATCTCGTTCCTGGAGAAGCCCGCCGATCCTCCCGGCATGCCGGACAAGCCCGACATGGCGCTGGCCAGCATGGGCATCTACGTCTTCAACACCCGGTTCCTCTTCGAGCAATTGCGGCGCGACGCGGAAACGCCCGGCTCGAACCGGGATTTCGGCAAGGACATCATCCCCTATCTGGTCCAGCACGGGAAAGCCGTGGCCCATCGCTTCACCAGTTCCTGCGTCCGTTCGGGCGCCGAGGCCGGCGGGAGCGACGCGGAATCCTATTGGCGCGATGTGGGAACGGTCGATGCCTACTGGGAAGCCAATATCGATCTCACGGCCATCGTCCCGTCCCTCGATCTCTACGACCGTGACTGGCCGATCTCAACCTTCTCGGAGACATGGCCGCCGGCCAAGTTCGTTCACGACGAGGACGGACGGCGCGGGCACGCGATCAACTCGCTCGTTTCCAGCGGCTGCATCGTGTCCGGTGCGGCCCTGCGCCGGTCTCTCGTCTTCACGGCCGTGCATCTGCATTCCCATGCCGACGTGGAGGGCGCGGTCATTCTTCCCTTCGTGGAAATCGGCCGCGGCGCGCGGTTGAAGAACGTGGTCATCGATCGCGGCGTCCGCATTCCCGACGGGCTGGTGGTCGGCGAGGATCCCGAGCTGGATGCCCGCCGCTTCCGCCGCACCGAGAAGGGCGTGTGCCTCATCACCAGGCCGATGATCGAGAGATTGACGGAATGA
- the glgA gene encoding glycogen synthase GlgA: MKPLNVLSVASEVYPIIKTGGLADVAGALPSALAEEGVTVVTLVPGYRAVLNALENAETLHHYSAFFGGAARLLSGRAGGLDLFVIDAPHLFERPGSPYLAPNGRDWPDNARRFAALGRAAADIGQGLAPGFMPDIVHAHDWQAGLAPVYLSLTGQPRPGTVFTIHNIAFQGIFPADLLFELGLPASVFTVDGVEYYGQIGFLKGGLQLADRITTVSPTYAKEIQTPEGGMGLDGLLRARSGIVSGILNGIDDTVWDPATDQHLALTYDRDSLERRAINKRALQERLGLNPDPDALLFGVVSRLSEQKGLDLVLAGLARLLAGGAQLALLGAGDRALEESFQTARIVYPGQVGCVIGYDEKLAHQIQGGSDALLVPSRFEPCGLTQLCAMRYGSIPVVSRVGGLADTIIDANEMAIATGAATGFQFGPTTFGAALDAIDRVKHLWRDKDAWHRLQVNGMGADLSWRRPARQYADLYRGLRG; this comes from the coding sequence ATGAAGCCTCTGAACGTTCTGTCGGTCGCGTCGGAGGTCTATCCCATCATCAAGACAGGCGGATTGGCCGATGTGGCCGGCGCCCTTCCGTCCGCGCTTGCCGAGGAGGGGGTGACGGTCGTCACGCTCGTTCCGGGCTATCGGGCCGTTTTGAACGCCCTGGAGAACGCGGAAACCTTGCATCACTATTCCGCCTTCTTCGGTGGAGCGGCGCGGCTTCTGTCCGGCCGGGCGGGCGGCCTCGATCTCTTCGTCATCGATGCGCCCCATCTCTTCGAGCGCCCCGGCTCGCCTTATCTTGCGCCGAACGGCCGCGACTGGCCGGACAATGCCCGGCGCTTCGCGGCGCTCGGCCGGGCGGCCGCCGATATCGGACAGGGGCTTGCCCCCGGCTTCATGCCCGATATCGTTCACGCCCATGACTGGCAGGCGGGACTCGCGCCCGTTTATCTGAGTCTCACCGGCCAGCCGCGTCCCGGCACGGTCTTCACCATTCACAACATCGCCTTCCAGGGCATCTTTCCGGCCGACCTCCTGTTCGAACTCGGCCTGCCCGCGAGCGTCTTCACGGTGGATGGCGTCGAGTATTACGGGCAGATCGGATTCCTGAAGGGCGGCCTGCAGCTCGCGGACCGCATCACCACCGTGTCGCCGACCTACGCCAAGGAGATCCAGACGCCGGAGGGCGGGATGGGGCTCGACGGCTTGCTGCGCGCCCGGTCGGGCATCGTGTCGGGCATTCTCAACGGCATCGACGACACGGTGTGGGATCCGGCGACCGACCAGCACCTGGCGCTCACCTACGACCGCGACAGCCTCGAACGGCGTGCGATCAACAAGCGGGCGCTCCAGGAGCGGCTGGGTTTGAACCCCGATCCCGATGCTCTCCTGTTCGGTGTCGTCAGCCGCCTGTCGGAGCAGAAGGGCCTCGACCTCGTTCTCGCTGGTCTCGCGCGCCTGCTCGCAGGCGGCGCCCAGCTGGCTCTGCTGGGGGCAGGGGATCGCGCCTTGGAGGAGAGCTTCCAGACCGCGCGCATCGTCTATCCCGGACAGGTCGGATGCGTCATCGGCTACGACGAAAAGCTGGCTCATCAGATCCAGGGCGGAAGCGACGCGCTTCTCGTGCCGTCGCGTTTCGAGCCCTGCGGCCTGACTCAGCTCTGCGCCATGCGCTACGGGAGCATCCCGGTCGTGTCGCGCGTGGGCGGATTGGCCGACACGATCATCGACGCCAACGAGATGGCCATCGCCACCGGGGCCGCGACAGGCTTCCAGTTCGGCCCCACCACCTTCGGCGCGGCCTTGGATGCCATCGATCGTGTGAAGCATCTGTGGCGTGACAAGGACGCCTGGCATCGCCTGCAGGTGAACGGCATGGGAGCCGACCTGAGCTGGCGTCGCCCGGCGCGGCAATACGCCGATTTGTATCGTGGTCTTCGCGGGTAG
- the glgX gene encoding glycogen debranching protein GlgX: MNDKVDTRELSAAQIVAPNVRRTSRVREGLPYPLGATWDGLGVNFAIFSANATKVELCLFDLDGVTELERVELPEYTDEVWHGYLPDARPGTTYGYRVHGPYDPKEGHRFNPNKLLLDPYARQLIGDLTWDPALFGYTIGSPDADLSFDKRDSARFMPKCRVVESAFTWGRVRRPQIPWERTIVYETHLRGFTMQHPAVPRELRGTFSGLMQHEVIEYIRNLGVTAVELLPIHAFVDDSYLIDKGLRNYWGYNSIGFFAPQPRYLATPFVNEVKEMVSHLHDAGIEVILDVVYNHTAEGNELGPTLSFKGIDNASYYRLAPDKRYYINDTGTGNTVNLSHSRVLQMVTDSLRYWAQEVQIDGFRFDLATILGREPHGFEEDGRFLDTCRQDPALSQVKLIAEPWDCGPGGYQVGRFSPGWAEWNDRYRDTVRAYWKGEDGKLPELASRITASADIFNKRGRRPWASVNFITAHDGFTLNDLVSYNDKHNEANGEDNKDGHDHNLSFNYGVEGPTDDPEIRSLRLRQMRNMLATLLFSQGTPMLLAGDEFARTQRGNNNAYCQDNEISWIDWEGIDDDGIELLEFTRKLIQLRQDLPILRRGRFLSGVYNEELDVKDVTWLTPAGDEMTPEHWQDPNARCISILLDGRAQPTGIRRRGTDVTLLLILNAHHDVVKCTLPEVVGGEAWMCHIDTNQPDLEAPTEFRFGKEYTVTAHSLLLFQLKPEKQRKAERKKSA; encoded by the coding sequence ATGAACGACAAAGTCGATACCCGTGAGCTCTCCGCAGCTCAGATCGTCGCCCCGAACGTGAGGCGCACGTCCCGTGTGCGTGAAGGACTGCCCTATCCCCTCGGAGCGACCTGGGATGGCCTGGGGGTCAATTTCGCCATCTTCTCCGCCAACGCCACCAAGGTCGAGCTGTGCCTGTTCGATCTCGACGGGGTCACGGAGCTGGAGCGGGTGGAACTGCCCGAATACACCGACGAGGTCTGGCACGGCTACCTGCCGGATGCGCGGCCCGGCACGACCTACGGCTATCGCGTCCACGGTCCGTACGATCCCAAGGAAGGCCACCGTTTCAACCCGAACAAGCTCCTGCTCGACCCCTACGCCCGCCAGCTCATCGGCGACCTGACCTGGGACCCGGCCCTGTTCGGCTACACCATCGGCTCGCCGGATGCCGACCTGTCCTTCGACAAGCGGGACAGCGCGCGGTTCATGCCCAAATGCCGCGTCGTGGAATCGGCCTTCACCTGGGGGCGCGTGCGCCGTCCGCAGATTCCGTGGGAGCGCACGATCGTCTACGAGACGCATCTGCGCGGCTTCACCATGCAGCACCCGGCCGTCCCGCGCGAGCTGCGGGGGACCTTCTCCGGCCTCATGCAGCATGAGGTGATCGAGTACATCCGCAACCTCGGCGTCACCGCCGTCGAGCTGCTTCCCATCCATGCCTTCGTGGACGACAGCTATCTCATCGACAAGGGATTGCGGAACTACTGGGGCTACAACTCCATCGGCTTCTTCGCGCCGCAGCCGCGCTATCTCGCGACGCCCTTCGTGAACGAGGTGAAGGAGATGGTGAGCCATCTCCACGATGCCGGGATCGAGGTCATCCTCGACGTGGTCTACAACCACACGGCCGAGGGCAACGAGCTCGGACCGACCCTGTCCTTCAAGGGCATCGACAACGCATCCTATTACCGGCTCGCGCCCGACAAGCGCTACTACATCAACGACACCGGCACCGGAAACACGGTCAATCTCAGTCATTCGCGCGTGCTGCAGATGGTCACCGACTCGCTGCGCTACTGGGCGCAGGAGGTGCAGATCGACGGCTTCCGCTTCGATCTCGCGACGATCCTGGGCCGGGAGCCGCACGGCTTCGAGGAGGACGGCCGCTTCCTCGACACCTGTCGGCAGGATCCGGCTCTCAGCCAGGTCAAGCTCATCGCCGAACCGTGGGATTGCGGACCTGGCGGTTATCAGGTCGGGCGTTTCTCGCCCGGATGGGCGGAATGGAACGACCGCTATCGCGACACGGTGCGCGCCTACTGGAAAGGCGAGGACGGGAAGCTTCCGGAACTCGCCTCGCGTATCACCGCATCGGCAGACATCTTCAACAAGCGCGGGCGCCGGCCGTGGGCGTCGGTCAATTTCATCACCGCCCATGACGGCTTCACGCTGAACGATCTCGTCTCCTACAACGACAAGCACAACGAGGCCAACGGCGAGGACAACAAGGACGGGCACGATCACAACCTGTCGTTCAATTACGGTGTCGAGGGGCCGACGGACGATCCGGAGATCCGCTCGCTCCGGCTGCGCCAGATGCGCAATATGCTCGCCACCCTGCTCTTCTCGCAGGGAACGCCGATGCTGCTCGCGGGCGACGAATTCGCCCGCACCCAGCGGGGCAACAACAACGCCTATTGTCAGGATAACGAGATTTCCTGGATCGACTGGGAGGGGATCGACGACGACGGCATCGAGCTTCTCGAATTCACCCGCAAGCTCATCCAGCTGCGCCAGGACCTGCCGATCCTGCGCCGGGGCCGGTTCCTGTCGGGCGTTTACAACGAGGAGCTCGACGTCAAGGACGTGACCTGGCTCACGCCCGCCGGGGACGAGATGACGCCGGAGCATTGGCAGGATCCGAACGCCCGCTGCATCAGCATCCTGCTCGACGGCCGCGCCCAGCCGACCGGTATCCGCCGACGCGGCACGGACGTGACCCTGCTGCTGATCCTCAACGCGCATCACGACGTGGTGAAATGCACATTGCCCGAAGTGGTGGGCGGCGAAGCCTGGATGTGCCACATCGACACCAACCAGCCCGATCTGGAAGCTCCGACCGAATTCCGGTTCGGCAAGGAATACACCGTGACCGCCCATTCCCTGCTGCTCTTCCAGCTGAAGCCGGAGAAGCAGCGTAAGGCGGAGAGGAAGAAGAGCGCATGA
- the glgB gene encoding 1,4-alpha-glucan branching protein GlgB: protein MKGDSRMDQHRRGSQSASPRPAEPPSVADIVNSGDPFSVLGPHEVSPGRWEIRAIVPDVDAVTVLDRDGQTVLAPMERMPPDGLLVASFSAAERPDYRLRIERHGSTEIRHDPYSFGTFLSDDDLVRIGDPTSDAVYTKLGAHFLDLGGIQGFLFTVWAPNARRVSVVGDFNSWDGRRHLMRRRHEGGIWELFIPDVTPEQRYKFEIIGLHGNLLALKADPIAFAAEHPPETASILKSAPGFDWQDAEWMTSRSAQNHRKAPMSIYECHLGSWARVPEEGNRYLTYRELAVRLIPYVKDLGFTHIELLPITEYPFDGSWGYQPISLYAPTSRFGTPEDFAAFVEAAHAAGIGIILDWVPAHFPNDPHGLSYFDGTHLYEHADPRLGFHQDWGTYIYNFERREVMSFLVANARFWLERYHLDGLRVDAVASMLYLDYSRKAGEWIPNRYGGNENLGAIDFIRKMNEVAYATSPGAITIAEESTAWPGVSQPTYTGGLGFGFKWNMGWMHDTLRYISKDPVFRQYHHHDLTFGLLYAFSENFILPLSHDEVVHGKGSLLGKMPGDQWQRFANLRAYFGFMWGHPGKKLLFMGGEIAQEREWNHDVSLDWHLLDSSAHKGVQSLIRDLNHAYRSIPALHERDCEAKGFEWLVSDDRDNSVIAWMRRGDDEGSIAVVVSNFTPVVREAYRIGVPVPGFYREAINTDAGRYGGGNVGNLGGVTAEAVPSHGRPCSLSLTIPPLATVILVLDHEGSEAKI, encoded by the coding sequence CCGAATGGATCAGCACCGTCGTGGATCGCAGAGCGCATCGCCGCGCCCGGCCGAACCGCCATCGGTTGCCGACATCGTCAATTCGGGCGATCCCTTCTCCGTGCTCGGGCCTCACGAGGTCTCGCCCGGCCGATGGGAGATCCGCGCCATCGTGCCGGATGTCGACGCCGTGACGGTTCTCGACCGCGATGGGCAGACGGTCCTCGCCCCGATGGAGCGGATGCCTCCGGACGGGCTTCTCGTCGCCTCGTTCAGCGCCGCCGAGCGGCCCGATTACAGGCTGCGGATCGAGCGGCACGGCAGCACGGAAATCCGGCACGACCCCTACAGCTTCGGCACCTTCCTGTCCGACGACGATCTGGTGCGGATCGGCGATCCGACGAGCGATGCGGTCTACACGAAGCTCGGGGCGCATTTTCTGGATCTCGGAGGCATTCAAGGGTTCCTGTTCACGGTCTGGGCGCCCAATGCGCGTCGGGTGAGCGTGGTCGGCGACTTCAACTCCTGGGACGGGCGTCGCCACCTGATGCGCCGCCGCCATGAAGGCGGGATCTGGGAGCTGTTCATTCCGGACGTGACGCCGGAGCAGCGCTACAAGTTCGAGATCATCGGCCTGCACGGCAATCTGCTCGCCCTGAAGGCCGATCCCATCGCCTTCGCGGCTGAGCATCCGCCGGAAACGGCCTCCATCCTCAAAAGTGCTCCGGGCTTCGACTGGCAGGATGCGGAGTGGATGACCTCCCGGTCGGCGCAGAACCACCGCAAGGCGCCGATGTCGATCTACGAGTGCCATCTCGGCTCATGGGCGCGCGTCCCCGAGGAGGGCAACCGCTATCTGACTTATCGCGAATTAGCCGTGCGCCTTATTCCTTATGTGAAGGATCTCGGCTTCACGCATATCGAGCTACTGCCGATCACGGAATATCCGTTCGACGGCTCATGGGGCTATCAGCCGATCTCGCTTTATGCGCCGACGAGCCGCTTCGGAACGCCGGAGGATTTCGCCGCTTTCGTCGAGGCGGCGCACGCGGCCGGCATCGGCATCATCCTCGATTGGGTCCCGGCGCATTTCCCGAACGACCCGCACGGGCTGTCCTATTTCGACGGCACGCATCTCTACGAGCATGCCGATCCTCGCCTGGGATTCCATCAGGATTGGGGCACCTACATCTATAATTTCGAGCGCCGGGAGGTGATGAGCTTCCTCGTGGCGAATGCCCGCTTCTGGCTGGAGCGGTATCACCTCGACGGATTGCGCGTCGACGCGGTCGCCTCGATGCTCTACCTCGATTATTCGCGCAAGGCCGGAGAGTGGATTCCCAACCGCTACGGCGGCAACGAGAATCTCGGCGCCATCGACTTCATCCGCAAGATGAACGAGGTCGCCTATGCCACCTCGCCGGGCGCGATCACCATCGCGGAGGAATCGACCGCATGGCCGGGCGTGTCCCAGCCGACCTACACGGGAGGTCTCGGCTTCGGGTTCAAATGGAACATGGGCTGGATGCACGACACCTTGCGCTACATCAGCAAGGATCCCGTCTTCCGCCAATACCATCATCACGATCTCACCTTCGGGCTGCTCTACGCCTTTTCCGAGAATTTCATTCTGCCCCTGAGCCATGACGAGGTCGTTCACGGCAAGGGATCGCTCCTCGGCAAGATGCCCGGCGATCAGTGGCAGCGCTTCGCCAACCTGCGTGCCTATTTCGGCTTCATGTGGGGCCATCCCGGCAAGAAGCTCCTGTTCATGGGCGGAGAGATCGCGCAGGAGCGGGAATGGAACCACGACGTGAGCCTCGACTGGCATCTCCTCGACAGCTCCGCCCACAAGGGTGTGCAGTCGCTGATCAGGGACCTCAACCACGCCTATCGCTCCATTCCCGCCCTGCACGAGCGCGATTGCGAGGCGAAGGGCTTCGAGTGGCTGGTCTCCGACGACCGCGACAACAGCGTCATCGCCTGGATGCGGCGCGGCGACGACGAGGGTTCGATCGCCGTCGTGGTGTCGAACTTCACGCCGGTCGTGCGGGAAGCCTATCGCATCGGCGTTCCGGTTCCGGGCTTCTACCGCGAGGCCATCAATACGGATGCCGGTCGGTACGGTGGCGGCAACGTGGGCAACCTCGGCGGCGTGACGGCCGAGGCCGTTCCGAGCCATGGCCGTCCATGCTCCCTGAGCCTCACGATTCCGCCGCTTGCGACGGTCATTCTCGTCCTCGACCACGAGGGATCCGAGGCAAAGATATAG